One window of Thermacetogenium phaeum DSM 12270 genomic DNA carries:
- a CDS encoding MTH865 family protein, which translates to MSVRETIKNQIIGALKGANFPIGSPEALLAAFPQGAETTCQAGDLKMSAGEAAKLLTPDDFPFRSAEQVAETIVSRAGL; encoded by the coding sequence ATGTCAGTGCGTGAAACCATCAAAAACCAGATTATCGGGGCATTGAAGGGAGCAAACTTTCCCATTGGCAGCCCCGAGGCATTGCTGGCGGCTTTCCCCCAGGGGGCGGAGACAACCTGCCAGGCAGGGGACTTAAAGATGTCGGCGGGAGAAGCTGCAAAGCTGCTCACCCCCGACGATTTCCCATTCCGCAGCGCAGAGCAGGTAGCCGAGACAATCGTCAGCAGGGCAGGGCTGTAA